The following are from one region of the Mycetohabitans rhizoxinica HKI 454 genome:
- the putA gene encoding trifunctional transcriptional regulator/proline dehydrogenase/L-glutamate gamma-semialdehyde dehydrogenase, with product MASTTLGVKVDDPLRTRLKEAALRLERTPHWLIKQAIFAYLEKIEHGTLPPELSLSHEVADAGESGIEPNDDASHPFLELAQNVQPQSVLRAAITAAYRRPEPECVPFLIGQARLAPPLASDVQVLATRLVEALRAKRTGGGVEGLIHEFSLSSQEGVALMCLAEALLRIPDRATRDALIRDKISKGDWKSHVGHAPSLFVNAATWGLMITGKLVETNSEAGLSRALTRMIGKGGEPLIRKGVDMAMRLMGEQFVTGETISEALANSRKYEARGFRYSYDMLGEAATTEKDAQHYYALYEQAIHAIGKAAGGRGIYDGPGISIKLSALHARYSRAQYERVMSELLPRVRALARLARRYDIGLNIDAEEADRLEISLDLLEALCSDPELAGWNGIGFVVQAYQKRCPFVIDYLIDLARRSRHRLMVRLVKGAYWDSEIKRAQVDGLEGYPVYTRKVYTDVSYLACAKKLLGVPDAVYPQFATHNAHTLSAIYHLAGQNYYPGQYEFQCLHGMGEPLYEEVTGRGKLNRPCRVYAPVGTHETLLAYLVRRLLENGANTSFVNRIADESVPVAELVADPADEASRIVPLGAPHPKIPLPRALYGSERANSMGLDLSNEHRLASLSSALLASTNVMWHAAPTLQPGEVVSGTPRLVRNPADQRDVVGTVVDATAEHVQAALANALATAPIWQATPVQARADCLTRAADLLEAQIHTLMGLVVREAGKSLPNAIAEIREAIDFLRYYASQIRGEFSNDTHRPLGLIVCISPWNFPLAIFMGQVAAALAAGNTVLAKPAEQTPLIAAQAVRLLHEAGVPTGAVQLLPGDGETVGAALVADPRTRGVMFTGSTEVARLINRTLSERLDPDGKPIPLIAETGGQNAMIVDSSALPEQVVADVLQSAFDSAGQRCSALRVLCLQDDVAQHTLQMLTGAMRELSIGNPDRLSTDIGPVIDAEAKRGIEAHIATMRDKGRKVFQLPLPDSCQHGMFVPPTLIEIDSIDELEREVFGPVLHVVRYRRHALESLLEAIRATGYGLTLGVHTRIDETIGHVIERVHVGNIYVNRNVIGAVVGVQPFGGEGLSGTGPKAGGPLYLYRLLAKRPNGIPASLARSLSEETPADGGPAAALTAFRDWLLGERDVQLAARCDGYLSQVLAGATATLPGPTGERNTYALSARGTVLCIASTASGARAQLAAVLATGNRALFIGASGEQLVGALPVALRSYAAVSRDGDLGVEYDAVLFEGDSDALQSLVRQIAARGGPIVSVQSVVTGAFDEDAFGDDYALERLLTERSVSVNTAAAGGNASLMTIG from the coding sequence ATGGCTAGCACCACCCTTGGCGTTAAGGTCGACGATCCGCTGCGGACCCGACTTAAAGAAGCGGCCCTGCGTCTGGAGCGCACGCCGCACTGGCTGATCAAGCAGGCAATTTTCGCGTACCTGGAGAAAATCGAGCATGGGACGCTGCCCCCCGAGTTGTCGCTGTCCCATGAAGTAGCTGACGCCGGCGAGTCGGGCATCGAACCGAACGACGACGCGTCGCACCCGTTCCTGGAACTTGCGCAGAACGTGCAACCGCAGTCGGTGCTGCGTGCGGCGATCACCGCGGCCTATCGACGTCCGGAGCCGGAGTGTGTGCCGTTCCTAATCGGGCAAGCGCGGCTGGCGCCGCCGCTGGCCAGCGACGTGCAGGTGCTCGCCACGCGCTTGGTCGAGGCGTTGCGCGCCAAGCGTACCGGCGGTGGCGTCGAAGGATTGATCCATGAGTTCTCGCTGTCGAGCCAGGAAGGCGTTGCGCTGATGTGTCTGGCCGAGGCGCTGCTGCGGATTCCGGACCGGGCCACGCGCGATGCGCTGATCCGCGACAAGATCAGCAAGGGCGACTGGAAGTCGCACGTCGGCCATGCCCCATCACTGTTCGTGAACGCCGCGACATGGGGCCTGATGATCACTGGCAAGCTGGTTGAGACCAACAGCGAAGCGGGCCTGTCGCGCGCACTTACGCGGATGATCGGCAAGGGTGGCGAGCCGTTGATCCGCAAGGGCGTGGACATGGCAATGCGGTTGATGGGCGAGCAGTTCGTCACCGGCGAGACGATTTCCGAGGCATTGGCGAACAGCCGAAAATACGAGGCGCGCGGCTTCCGCTATTCGTATGACATGCTCGGCGAGGCGGCAACGACCGAGAAAGACGCTCAGCACTACTATGCATTGTACGAACAGGCGATCCATGCGATTGGCAAGGCCGCTGGCGGGCGTGGCATCTACGACGGACCGGGGATCTCGATCAAGCTGTCGGCGTTGCATGCGCGATACTCGCGCGCGCAGTACGAGCGCGTGATGAGCGAGTTGCTGCCGCGAGTGCGAGCGCTGGCGCGCCTGGCGCGCCGCTACGACATCGGCCTGAACATCGATGCGGAGGAAGCGGACCGGCTGGAGATCTCGCTGGATCTGCTCGAGGCGTTGTGCTCCGATCCGGAGCTGGCCGGCTGGAACGGCATCGGCTTTGTCGTGCAGGCGTACCAGAAGCGCTGTCCGTTCGTGATCGACTATTTGATCGATCTGGCCCGCCGCAGCCGACATCGCCTGATGGTGCGGCTGGTCAAGGGCGCGTACTGGGACAGCGAGATCAAGCGGGCGCAGGTGGATGGGCTCGAAGGCTACCCCGTCTACACCCGCAAGGTCTACACCGACGTGTCCTATCTCGCGTGTGCAAAGAAACTGCTGGGCGTGCCCGATGCGGTGTACCCTCAATTCGCCACGCACAACGCCCACACGTTGTCGGCGATCTACCATTTGGCGGGCCAGAACTATTATCCGGGCCAGTACGAGTTCCAGTGCCTGCACGGGATGGGTGAGCCGCTATACGAGGAAGTGACCGGCCGCGGCAAGCTCAATCGTCCATGCCGCGTGTATGCACCGGTTGGCACCCATGAGACACTGCTCGCGTACCTAGTGCGTCGGCTGCTGGAGAACGGTGCGAACACATCGTTCGTGAACCGGATTGCCGATGAGTCGGTGCCGGTGGCCGAGCTGGTGGCGGATCCTGCCGACGAGGCATCACGGATTGTGCCGCTCGGTGCGCCGCACCCGAAGATTCCGTTGCCGCGCGCGCTGTATGGCAGCGAACGGGCCAACTCAATGGGGCTGGACCTGTCCAACGAGCATCGCCTCGCATCGCTGTCGTCAGCATTACTTGCGAGCACCAACGTGATGTGGCATGCCGCACCGACGCTGCAGCCCGGCGAGGTGGTGAGCGGCACGCCGCGTCTGGTGCGCAACCCCGCCGATCAGCGCGACGTGGTTGGCACGGTGGTGGACGCGACAGCAGAGCACGTGCAAGCCGCGCTCGCTAACGCGCTCGCCACCGCGCCGATCTGGCAGGCCACGCCCGTGCAGGCGCGCGCCGACTGCCTAACCCGCGCCGCTGACCTGCTCGAAGCGCAGATCCATACGCTGATGGGGCTGGTCGTGCGCGAGGCGGGCAAATCGCTGCCGAATGCGATTGCCGAGATCCGCGAGGCGATTGATTTTCTGCGCTACTACGCGAGCCAGATCCGCGGCGAGTTTTCCAACGACACGCACCGTCCGCTTGGGCTGATCGTCTGTATCAGTCCATGGAACTTCCCGCTGGCGATCTTCATGGGCCAGGTCGCGGCGGCGTTGGCCGCCGGCAATACGGTGCTGGCGAAACCCGCCGAGCAGACGCCGCTGATCGCCGCGCAGGCGGTGCGTCTCCTGCACGAGGCCGGCGTTCCCACTGGCGCCGTGCAATTGCTGCCCGGCGACGGGGAGACGGTGGGCGCTGCGCTGGTCGCCGATCCGCGTACCCGTGGCGTGATGTTTACTGGCTCCACCGAGGTCGCACGCCTCATCAACCGTACGCTATCCGAACGGCTGGATCCGGACGGTAAGCCGATTCCGCTGATCGCCGAGACCGGCGGCCAGAATGCGATGATCGTTGACTCGTCGGCGCTGCCCGAGCAGGTCGTCGCGGACGTGCTGCAGTCGGCGTTCGACTCGGCCGGCCAGCGGTGCTCGGCGCTACGCGTGTTGTGCCTGCAGGATGACGTGGCGCAGCACACGTTGCAGATGCTGACCGGCGCAATGCGCGAATTGTCGATTGGCAATCCAGATCGTCTATCCACCGATATCGGCCCGGTCATCGATGCCGAAGCCAAGCGTGGCATCGAAGCGCATATCGCGACGATGCGCGATAAGGGCCGCAAGGTGTTCCAATTGCCGCTGCCGGACAGCTGTCAGCATGGCATGTTCGTGCCGCCGACACTGATTGAGATTGACAGCATCGACGAGTTGGAGCGCGAGGTGTTCGGGCCGGTGCTGCATGTGGTGCGCTACCGCCGCCATGCGCTGGAATCGCTGCTGGAGGCCATCCGTGCGACCGGCTATGGGCTGACGCTGGGGGTCCACACGCGAATCGATGAGACGATCGGCCACGTCATCGAGCGCGTGCATGTGGGCAATATCTATGTGAACCGCAACGTGATCGGCGCGGTGGTCGGCGTGCAGCCGTTCGGCGGAGAAGGGCTCTCGGGCACGGGGCCGAAGGCGGGCGGACCGCTGTACCTGTATCGGCTGCTGGCTAAGCGTCCGAACGGCATACCCGCGTCGCTGGCCAGGTCGCTGAGCGAGGAGACGCCGGCCGACGGCGGACCGGCGGCAGCGCTCACGGCGTTTCGCGACTGGTTGCTCGGCGAGCGCGATGTCCAGCTCGCTGCCCGTTGCGACGGCTACCTGAGCCAGGTGCTCGCCGGTGCCACGGCCACGCTGCCGGGCCCGACCGGGGAGCGCAACACTTATGCGCTCAGCGCACGTGGCACGGTATTATGCATCGCGTCGACGGCCAGCGGCGCACGCGCACAGCTGGCGGCGGTGCTGGCCACCGGCAACCGCGCGTTGTTCATCGGCGCGAGCGGCGAGCAACTGGTCGGTGCGTTGCCAGTCGCGTTGCGCAGCTACGCGGCGGTGAGCCGCGACGGTGACCTCGGCGTCGAGTATGATGCCGTGCTGTTTGAGGGCGACAGCGATGCGTTGCAATCGCTAGTACGGCAGATCGCCGCGCGCGGCGGCCCGATCGTCAGCGTGCAGAGTGTTGTGACCGGCGCGTTCGACGAGGATGCCTTCGGCGACGACTATGCGCTTGAGCGGCTGTTGACTGAGCGTTCGGTGAGCGTCAACACGGCTGCGGCGGGCGGTAATGCCAGTTTGATGACAATCGGCTGA
- a CDS encoding branched-chain amino acid ABC transporter substrate-binding protein: MEHTMKKLTGATLFAALSVAGSVAHAQQTEQVKVGFAAPMTGAQAHYGKDMQNGIVLAIEDFNATKPVLGGKPVQIVLDTGDDQADPRTGTTVAQKLVDDGIKGMLGHFNSGTTIPASRIYANAGIAQIAMATAPEYTQQGYKTTFRMMTSDTQQGSVAGTFAARTLKLKKVVIIDDRTAYGQGLADQFEKAAKASGAKILEREYTNDKAVDFKAILTKVKSLTPDLVYYGGADAQAGPMVKQMKALGIKTPLMAGEMVKTDTFLKLAGDAANGTIASLAGLPLEEMPGGKDYVAKYKKRFGEEVQTYSPYAYDGAMALFEAMKKANSTDPAKYLPALARTDMSGVTAKHVAYDAKGDLKNGGITLYKVVNGQWTPLQSVGGK; this comes from the coding sequence ATGGAGCACACGATGAAAAAGCTGACGGGCGCGACGTTGTTCGCCGCCTTGTCGGTCGCGGGGAGCGTAGCGCACGCGCAGCAGACAGAGCAAGTGAAGGTGGGCTTTGCCGCACCGATGACCGGCGCCCAGGCGCACTATGGCAAGGACATGCAGAACGGCATCGTGCTCGCGATCGAAGACTTCAATGCAACCAAGCCGGTGCTCGGCGGCAAGCCGGTGCAAATCGTGCTGGACACCGGCGATGACCAGGCCGACCCGCGTACCGGCACAACCGTTGCGCAAAAGCTCGTTGATGATGGTATCAAGGGCATGCTCGGCCATTTCAACTCTGGGACGACGATTCCGGCATCGCGCATCTATGCGAATGCCGGGATTGCGCAGATCGCGATGGCAACCGCGCCGGAATACACGCAGCAGGGCTACAAAACGACGTTCCGGATGATGACTTCCGACACGCAGCAAGGCTCGGTGGCTGGCACGTTTGCGGCGAGGACGCTGAAACTGAAGAAGGTTGTGATTATCGACGACCGAACCGCGTATGGCCAGGGCCTGGCCGATCAGTTCGAGAAGGCCGCGAAGGCCTCGGGCGCGAAGATCCTGGAGCGCGAGTACACGAACGACAAAGCGGTCGATTTCAAGGCGATCCTCACCAAGGTGAAATCGTTGACGCCGGATCTAGTCTACTATGGCGGCGCGGACGCGCAAGCCGGCCCGATGGTCAAGCAAATGAAGGCGCTAGGGATCAAAACGCCGCTGATGGCCGGCGAAATGGTCAAGACCGACACGTTCCTGAAGCTTGCGGGCGACGCCGCCAACGGCACGATCGCGTCGCTGGCAGGCCTGCCGCTGGAAGAAATGCCGGGGGGCAAGGACTATGTCGCGAAGTACAAGAAGCGTTTTGGCGAAGAGGTACAGACCTATTCGCCGTATGCGTACGATGGCGCGATGGCCCTGTTCGAAGCGATGAAGAAGGCCAACTCGACCGATCCGGCGAAGTACCTGCCGGCGTTGGCGAGGACCGACATGTCGGGCGTCACGGCCAAGCACGTCGCGTATGACGCGAAGGGTGACCTAAAGAACGGTGGCATCACGCTGTACAAGGTCGTCAACGGCCAATGGACCCCGCTGCAAAGCGTGGGCGGTAAGTAA